The following are from one region of the Roseobacter fucihabitans genome:
- a CDS encoding ABC transporter ATP-binding protein, protein MSPLLDVENLWVKFPSRQGVFDAVRGVSFTLGRERLGIVGESGSGKSMTGRAILRLIRPPGIVQADHINLEGVNLLKKSERDMRAVRGQRISMVMQDPKFSLNPVMTIGDQIIEAYRLHNAASKSDAYQKSLDMLEAVSIRDPERVMRAYPHEMSGGMGQRIMIAMMLIPNPEILIADEPTSALDVSVQRQVLDIMDKLVKDRGMGLIFISHDLNLVADFCDRVLIMYAGRVVEVCDADKLHDAKHPYTRGLLNSLPRLDAPRARLEVLERDPEWSVAPSVSGRI, encoded by the coding sequence ATGAGCCCCTTGTTGGACGTTGAAAACCTCTGGGTGAAATTTCCCTCCCGTCAGGGCGTTTTTGATGCGGTGCGCGGTGTGTCATTCACGCTGGGCCGCGAACGCTTGGGCATTGTCGGCGAAAGCGGTTCCGGAAAATCCATGACCGGGCGCGCGATCCTGCGCCTGATCCGTCCACCGGGAATTGTGCAGGCGGATCACATCAATCTCGAGGGTGTCAATTTGTTGAAAAAATCGGAAAGGGACATGCGCGCCGTGCGTGGCCAGCGGATCAGCATGGTCATGCAGGACCCGAAATTCTCGCTGAACCCGGTGATGACCATCGGGGATCAGATCATTGAGGCTTACCGTTTGCATAATGCTGCGTCCAAATCCGACGCCTACCAAAAGTCGCTGGACATGCTGGAAGCGGTCTCCATCCGTGACCCGGAACGGGTGATGCGCGCCTATCCGCATGAAATGTCAGGCGGAATGGGGCAGCGGATCATGATCGCGATGATGTTGATCCCGAACCCCGAAATCCTGATTGCGGATGAACCCACATCGGCGCTGGATGTGTCTGTGCAACGGCAGGTTCTGGATATTATGGACAAGCTGGTCAAAGACCGCGGGATGGGTCTGATTTTCATCAGCCATGATTTGAATCTGGTGGCTGATTTCTGTGATAGGGTGCTGATCATGTATGCAGGGCGCGTCGTCGAGGTTTGCGATGCGGATAAGCTGCATGACGCAAAACACCCCTATACCCGTGGGTTGCTGAATTCCTTGCCCCGCCTTGATGCGCCGCGCGCGCGCCTTGAGGTTTTGGAGCGCGATCCCGAATGGTCGGTGGCCCCAAGCGTGAGTGGGCGTATATGA
- a CDS encoding flavodoxin domain-containing protein: MSVLLVYATVEGQTGKIAQVIETQLRDASCDVTLADTEQRTAQVSFDGIKKVILAAPVHERRHPETFEVFLAAHRAELNDCDTLLLSVSLSAAFKECLAEAGEYVTELKMRTKFTPNAEMLVAGAVRSHHYDYYAMQVLRHVVLRGKDYDPSVDEQEFTDWAALTKEVARFVQIDVPVQ, translated from the coding sequence ATGTCCGTTCTACTAGTCTATGCCACCGTCGAAGGCCAAACCGGGAAAATCGCGCAGGTCATCGAAACGCAACTCCGCGACGCTTCCTGTGATGTCACACTTGCCGACACGGAACAAAGAACCGCGCAGGTCTCTTTTGACGGTATCAAAAAGGTGATCCTGGCGGCCCCCGTGCATGAGCGCAGACACCCGGAGACGTTTGAGGTTTTTCTTGCGGCCCACCGCGCGGAATTGAATGACTGCGATACCTTGCTGCTTTCGGTCAGCTTGAGCGCAGCGTTCAAGGAGTGTCTGGCTGAGGCTGGTGAATACGTCACTGAATTGAAAATGCGCACGAAATTCACGCCAAACGCAGAAATGCTGGTGGCCGGGGCTGTGAGATCGCACCACTATGATTACTATGCGATGCAGGTGCTCAGACATGTCGTGCTGCGCGGCAAGGATTATGACCCATCCGTGGACGAACAGGAGTTTACCGACTGGGCGGCCTTGACGAAAGAGGTGGCGCGTTTTGTCCAGATTGATGTGCCTGTGCAATAA
- a CDS encoding ABC transporter substrate-binding protein produces MNAFNRLLTSAAIGLAVSVSSFAAYAETPANMLVIANRIDDITTIDPGESFEFAGSDVIRNIYGRLVNFDPLNLDAGYQPDLAESWVVSEDGKSITFTMREGVTFHSGNPVRAEDAEFSLRRAVILNKTPSFILTQFGFTAENVEDTIKAEGNTLTITTDKKYATSFVLNCLTATIGGIVDKELVMANEVDGDMGNTWLKTNSAGSGAYKLVGWKPNESVTLESNPDFYLGAPAMERVIVRHVQESATQRLLLERGDIDVARNLNPEDIAGARQAEGVAIDDELRGRLMYISVNQKHPELSKPQVRQAIKYLVDYEGMQNSFLSGQWKIHQNFLPGTYLGSVNENPFSLNIEKAKELLAEAGAGEFEIEVGVREAQERIEITQSLQNTFAQAGITLNITVGTAKQILSRYRARELDMYMGAWGPDYPDPHTNAGTFAFNPDNTEEAGATGLLAWRNAWDTDGLTEKTAAAVIESDRDTRATMYQDIQAEFRDVAPFAILFQKVEQTGRAENVENLNLGGAITAVSYWPVTK; encoded by the coding sequence ATGAATGCTTTTAACAGACTACTGACGAGTGCTGCGATCGGCCTTGCGGTGAGCGTATCGTCCTTTGCGGCCTATGCTGAAACACCGGCGAACATGCTGGTGATCGCCAACCGGATCGACGATATCACGACGATTGACCCAGGTGAATCGTTTGAATTTGCGGGCTCGGATGTCATCCGCAACATCTATGGCCGTTTGGTGAATTTTGACCCGCTGAACCTGGACGCCGGATATCAACCGGACCTTGCAGAAAGCTGGGTCGTGAGCGAGGATGGTAAATCCATCACCTTTACCATGCGCGAAGGCGTGACATTCCACTCCGGCAATCCGGTGCGCGCCGAGGACGCCGAATTCTCGCTGCGCCGGGCGGTGATCCTGAACAAGACACCCTCGTTTATTCTGACGCAATTCGGCTTCACCGCGGAAAACGTAGAGGACACGATTAAAGCTGAGGGCAACACGCTCACCATCACCACCGACAAGAAATATGCGACGTCTTTTGTCCTCAACTGCCTCACCGCGACAATTGGCGGGATCGTGGACAAAGAACTGGTCATGGCCAATGAGGTCGACGGCGACATGGGCAACACCTGGCTCAAAACCAACTCCGCCGGGTCCGGTGCTTATAAGCTGGTTGGCTGGAAACCAAATGAGAGCGTGACGTTGGAATCCAATCCTGACTTCTATCTCGGTGCCCCGGCGATGGAGCGTGTGATCGTGCGCCACGTACAGGAAAGCGCGACACAGCGTCTCTTGCTGGAACGCGGTGACATTGATGTGGCCCGCAACCTGAACCCCGAAGACATTGCAGGCGCGCGGCAAGCCGAGGGCGTCGCCATTGATGACGAATTGCGTGGCCGTCTGATGTATATTTCGGTCAATCAGAAACACCCCGAACTGTCCAAGCCGCAGGTTCGTCAGGCGATCAAATATCTGGTCGATTATGAGGGGATGCAAAACAGCTTTCTGAGCGGCCAGTGGAAAATTCACCAGAATTTCCTGCCGGGCACCTATCTGGGGTCCGTCAACGAAAACCCCTTCTCGCTGAACATTGAAAAAGCCAAGGAACTATTGGCCGAAGCCGGTGCCGGTGAATTTGAGATTGAAGTCGGCGTGCGCGAAGCACAGGAACGCATCGAGATCACCCAGTCGCTGCAAAATACCTTTGCACAGGCGGGCATCACGCTGAACATCACGGTGGGGACAGCCAAACAGATCCTGTCACGGTATCGGGCGCGTGAATTGGACATGTATATGGGGGCCTGGGGTCCAGATTACCCGGATCCGCACACAAACGCGGGGACCTTTGCGTTCAACCCCGATAACACCGAAGAGGCCGGTGCGACTGGCCTTCTGGCGTGGCGCAATGCCTGGGACACGGATGGGTTGACGGAAAAAACAGCCGCCGCTGTTATTGAAAGCGACCGTGATACGCGTGCGACGATGTATCAGGACATCCAGGCCGAATTCCGCGATGTCGCGCCCTTTGCGATCCTGTTCCAGAAAGTCGAACAAACCGGACGCGCGGAAAACGTGGAAAACCTGAACCTTGGCGGCGCGATTACGGCGGTATCCTACTGGCCTGTGACCAAGTAA
- a CDS encoding ABC transporter permease, with product MADQSLRAWLLTDTPTSRRHAKLSALYQGWLSFRGNTMAMIGLGILLALVLIAAAAPVLAPHDPYAQDLGNRLAPLWSEGHVFGTDSLGRDILSRLIYGARITLYIVALVALIAPVAGLLVGTVSGYVGGWTDTILMRITDIFLAFPRLVLALAFVAALGAGIENAVLAISLTAWPPYARISRAETLTIRSSDYISAIQLQGAGALRIITKHIWPLCISSLIVRVTLDMAGIILAAAGLGFLGLGAQPPSPEWGAMISEGRRFILDYWWVATVPGLAIFTVSLAFNLLGDGLRDVLDPKAGE from the coding sequence ATGGCCGACCAAAGCTTACGCGCCTGGCTTCTGACCGATACCCCGACCTCGCGCCGTCACGCCAAACTCTCCGCCCTCTATCAAGGCTGGCTGTCCTTTCGCGGCAATACCATGGCGATGATCGGCCTTGGTATTCTGTTGGCTTTGGTGCTGATTGCTGCCGCAGCACCCGTGCTGGCCCCCCATGATCCTTACGCGCAGGATCTGGGCAACCGCTTGGCACCGCTCTGGAGCGAGGGGCATGTTTTCGGCACAGACAGCCTGGGGCGCGATATCCTGTCGCGTCTGATCTATGGCGCGCGTATCACGCTCTATATCGTCGCTTTGGTGGCCTTGATCGCGCCTGTCGCGGGGCTGTTGGTGGGGACGGTGTCGGGTTATGTGGGCGGTTGGACCGACACCATATTGATGCGGATCACCGATATTTTTCTGGCCTTCCCGCGTCTGGTTCTGGCGCTGGCTTTCGTGGCGGCGCTGGGGGCGGGGATCGAAAATGCGGTGCTGGCGATCTCCCTGACCGCCTGGCCGCCTTATGCGCGGATTTCGCGGGCGGAAACTCTGACCATTCGTTCGTCCGATTACATCAGCGCAATTCAGTTACAGGGCGCGGGTGCCCTGCGCATCATCACCAAACATATCTGGCCGCTGTGTATTTCGTCGCTGATTGTGCGTGTGACGCTGGACATGGCGGGCATCATTCTGGCGGCGGCCGGCCTTGGGTTCCTCGGCCTGGGCGCGCAACCCCCGAGCCCGGAATGGGGCGCGATGATCTCTGAGGGGCGACGCTTTATCCTCGACTACTGGTGGGTGGCCACCGTGCCGGGTCTTGCGATTTTCACCGTTTCTCTGGCGTTCAACCTGCTCGGCGACGGGCTGCGCGACGTGCTTGATCCAAAGGCAGGTGAATGA
- a CDS encoding ABC transporter permease produces the protein MALSDNTSEGRLAASLPGWLKTTLLTLGSIAVTMLGLMFITFVIGRVMPIDPVLAIVGEQASKTTYDAAYEALGLDRPIIVQFAIYVWDVLHGDFGNSLLTARPVADDIARVFPATLELATLGVTMGIVLGVPLGVVAAVRQGSWIDQIARVIALVGYSMPIFWLGLMGLLVFYGILGWVGGPGRVGIFYVDVVPSVTGMILIDSLLDANWEVFKNAFSHIILPASLLGYYSLAYISRMTRSFMLEQLSAEYITTARVKGMSEWDVVWKHAFRNIRVQLITVIALSYANLLEGSVLTEIIFSWPGIGSYITTALLSADMNAVLGGTVVVGLIFILLNIFSDLLYKVFDPRAK, from the coding sequence ATGGCGCTGAGCGATAACACTTCGGAGGGGCGTCTTGCGGCGTCCCTCCCCGGGTGGCTGAAAACCACCCTTCTTACGCTGGGCTCCATCGCCGTAACGATGTTGGGCCTGATGTTCATTACCTTCGTCATCGGTCGGGTCATGCCGATTGATCCTGTGCTCGCCATCGTCGGCGAACAGGCCAGCAAAACGACCTATGACGCAGCTTATGAAGCTCTGGGGCTGGATCGTCCCATCATCGTGCAATTCGCCATCTATGTCTGGGATGTGCTGCATGGTGATTTTGGCAACTCCCTCCTGACCGCGCGCCCGGTGGCCGATGATATCGCCCGCGTCTTTCCCGCCACGCTGGAACTGGCGACGCTGGGCGTGACCATGGGCATTGTTTTGGGCGTGCCTCTGGGTGTTGTTGCGGCTGTGCGACAGGGATCCTGGATCGACCAGATCGCCCGCGTCATTGCCCTTGTCGGATATTCCATGCCGATCTTCTGGCTCGGCCTCATGGGTCTTTTGGTGTTTTACGGTATTCTCGGCTGGGTCGGTGGTCCGGGCCGTGTCGGTATTTTCTATGTCGATGTCGTGCCAAGCGTCACTGGCATGATCCTGATTGACAGCCTGCTGGATGCAAATTGGGAGGTGTTCAAGAACGCTTTCAGCCATATCATCCTGCCCGCCTCCCTGCTGGGATATTATTCGCTGGCCTACATCAGCCGGATGACGCGCTCCTTCATGCTTGAACAGTTGAGCGCGGAATACATCACCACGGCCCGCGTAAAGGGTATGTCGGAGTGGGATGTCGTTTGGAAACACGCATTTAGAAACATCCGCGTGCAATTGATTACCGTGATCGCGCTGAGCTATGCAAATCTGCTCGAAGGCTCCGTGCTGACCGAGATCATCTTCTCCTGGCCGGGTATCGGCAGCTATATCACCACCGCCCTGCTGAGCGCCGATATGAACGCCGTGCTTGGGGGCACCGTCGTTGTGGGGCTGATCTTCATCCTGCTCAATATTTTCTCTGACCTGCTCTACAAGGTCTTTGATCCGAGGGCGAAATAA
- a CDS encoding EAL domain-containing protein translates to MQLSEILQDFLALTQDAVCIGFRRPDEPTAELVYVNDGFCELFGYSREDLIGKPVNIIHDPDQWDEYVASIAPKFASGAKHFRQNARCLHSEGHTFWTTMSFFVVEDEDKGGRYSCAVFHNISDLVDREREAERALAERSQLLVEKDRTYSELLDTQTRLLSAMNAYPSPFVIYDKDMRLVVCNTAYQQSMSTRPDAIKPGMHVRDAMNEAFDSGRMIIPPEGREKFLDKLLSSNRVVLLNEQLELAGDIHHKVLRSKAKNGDWVIIRLDITELVRQKRHAEETQARLLSAIGAYPAPFCIYDDKLNLVVWNAEYAAALTEDPHDLQAGMSLTDTMRVGLSNDRFPEARGREEAWLAQFVKSREDTLLVEDMELDGDRHHRVLRSYSSNGDLVVVRLDTTELVRQRRDLEMTQSRLVSAINAFPDPFAIYDRDLNLLTWNPAFVSTLTDNPADVWVGMNVDDVLRLAVNNGHIPAAKGRENDWISEYNTPEMPSKKMEELEFDNDMHYRIIRSRSENGEVVVLRLNITESVRQRRALEKYAKRLEEANQQITHKALHDQLTGLGNRRFLSEKFEELSRRRKIEGGELAALHIDLDRFKQINDTIGHAAGDHVLIDVADRIRANVGPQDVVARIGGDEFVILLWLPGESDRPQKMADALLEDLFQPSFFRDRKCRFGASIGISQTPLAEESDLLTNSDVALYKAKRAGRGQVAVFSQSDIEEMRRTKALADDIMRALEDSEFLPYYQPQIAANTGEVVGIEALARWKHPTKGILAPDHFLPVASDLNVVADIDQVIFEKAIAECEGAFSDLKHLPSLSFNVSAKRIQFEEITKIGRIAASYSGEVAFELLETIFLEEESDAFMMQLDLLRDMGITLEVDDFGSGRASIVALQKIAPDRLKIDRRLIVPIEEGNSAARLVKSIIEIGVALGIDITAEGVETKEQARILTELGAERLQGYYFSRPLNLPDLCTYLQEGLDLRVIGWK, encoded by the coding sequence ATGCAACTCTCTGAAATCTTACAAGATTTCTTAGCGCTAACGCAGGATGCGGTGTGTATCGGCTTTCGGAGACCCGACGAGCCGACAGCTGAGTTGGTGTATGTAAACGACGGATTTTGCGAGCTTTTCGGCTACAGCCGGGAAGACCTGATCGGGAAACCCGTTAATATCATACATGATCCGGATCAATGGGATGAATACGTCGCAAGCATTGCGCCGAAATTCGCATCCGGTGCGAAGCATTTTCGTCAAAATGCACGCTGCCTACACAGCGAAGGACACACATTCTGGACCACCATGTCGTTTTTCGTCGTCGAGGATGAGGACAAGGGAGGGCGGTACAGCTGCGCGGTCTTCCACAACATCAGCGACCTTGTGGACCGCGAACGGGAAGCCGAACGCGCCCTGGCCGAACGCAGCCAATTGCTTGTAGAAAAAGACCGCACTTACAGTGAGTTGCTGGACACACAGACCCGGCTGCTATCAGCGATGAATGCCTATCCGTCACCCTTCGTCATCTACGACAAGGATATGAGACTGGTGGTTTGCAACACCGCCTACCAGCAATCAATGTCAACGCGACCTGATGCCATCAAGCCCGGTATGCATGTGCGCGACGCTATGAATGAGGCTTTCGACAGTGGCCGCATGATTATTCCACCTGAGGGACGCGAAAAATTTCTGGACAAATTGCTAAGCTCTAACCGCGTTGTACTTTTGAACGAACAGCTCGAACTTGCCGGTGACATCCATCACAAAGTGTTGCGCAGCAAGGCAAAAAACGGCGACTGGGTCATCATTCGCCTCGATATCACCGAACTTGTGCGCCAAAAGCGCCACGCCGAGGAGACCCAGGCGCGCCTCTTGTCAGCGATCGGTGCCTACCCCGCACCCTTCTGCATTTATGACGATAAACTGAACCTTGTCGTTTGGAACGCGGAATACGCCGCCGCGCTGACGGAGGATCCCCACGACTTACAGGCCGGGATGTCCCTGACAGATACGATGCGGGTCGGGCTTTCCAACGACCGCTTCCCGGAAGCCCGGGGCCGAGAGGAGGCGTGGCTGGCGCAATTCGTGAAATCGCGCGAGGACACCCTGCTTGTTGAGGATATGGAACTTGACGGCGATCGCCATCATAGGGTCTTGCGTTCCTATTCCTCCAATGGTGACCTCGTTGTGGTGCGTCTTGATACAACCGAATTGGTGCGTCAGCGCCGTGATCTGGAAATGACACAAAGCCGTCTGGTATCGGCGATCAACGCCTTCCCGGACCCCTTTGCCATTTACGACCGCGATTTGAACCTGCTGACCTGGAACCCTGCTTTCGTGTCGACATTGACCGATAATCCAGCCGACGTTTGGGTCGGAATGAACGTTGATGATGTCCTGCGCCTGGCGGTGAACAACGGACATATTCCTGCGGCAAAGGGTCGGGAAAATGACTGGATAAGTGAATATAACACCCCTGAAATGCCATCTAAAAAGATGGAAGAACTCGAATTTGACAACGACATGCATTATCGCATCATCCGATCTCGCTCCGAAAATGGCGAAGTCGTCGTGCTGCGGCTGAACATTACCGAATCCGTGCGCCAGCGACGCGCTCTTGAAAAATATGCAAAGCGTCTCGAAGAGGCAAACCAGCAGATCACACATAAGGCCTTGCATGATCAATTGACCGGACTGGGCAACCGGCGTTTCTTGTCGGAAAAATTCGAGGAGCTCTCGCGCAGGCGTAAAATCGAAGGCGGCGAACTTGCCGCGTTACATATCGATCTGGATCGTTTCAAACAAATCAATGATACCATCGGTCATGCGGCTGGCGACCACGTCTTGATTGATGTGGCGGACCGCATTCGTGCCAATGTCGGGCCACAGGACGTCGTGGCGCGGATCGGTGGCGATGAATTCGTAATCCTGCTATGGTTGCCGGGTGAAAGCGACCGGCCGCAAAAAATGGCGGACGCGCTGCTGGAGGATCTGTTCCAACCCTCCTTTTTTCGCGACCGCAAATGCCGCTTTGGCGCGTCCATCGGGATATCGCAAACCCCCCTTGCCGAGGAATCCGATCTGCTGACGAATTCCGATGTGGCGCTCTATAAGGCAAAGCGCGCCGGACGCGGTCAGGTCGCGGTTTTCAGCCAATCCGATATCGAAGAAATGCGACGCACGAAGGCTTTGGCGGATGATATCATGCGCGCGCTCGAAGATTCTGAATTCCTGCCTTATTACCAACCACAGATCGCGGCGAATACGGGCGAGGTTGTTGGCATCGAAGCCCTGGCCCGTTGGAAACACCCCACGAAGGGCATATTGGCACCGGATCATTTCCTTCCGGTTGCCTCAGATTTGAACGTGGTGGCAGACATTGACCAGGTGATATTTGAAAAGGCCATTGCGGAATGTGAGGGGGCCTTCTCAGATCTAAAACACCTGCCAAGCCTTTCTTTCAACGTCAGCGCAAAGCGCATTCAATTCGAAGAAATTACCAAAATCGGACGTATTGCGGCCTCTTATTCCGGTGAAGTTGCCTTTGAATTGCTGGAAACGATCTTTCTTGAAGAGGAAAGCGATGCCTTCATGATGCAGTTGGATTTGCTGCGCGATATGGGCATTACACTTGAAGTCGATGACTTCGGCAGCGGGCGCGCCTCCATTGTCGCGCTTCAGAAAATCGCACCGGACCGGCTCAAGATCGACCGCCGTCTGATCGTCCCGATCGAGGAGGGCAACAGTGCCGCGCGTCTTGTCAAATCTATCATCGAAATTGGCGTTGCCCTGGGCATCGATATTACGGCCGAAGGTGTGGAAACCAAAGAGCAGGCGCGTATTCTGACTGAACTGGGGGCGGAAAGACTACAGGGGTATTATTTTTCACGCCCCCTCAATTTGCCGGACCTATGTACCTATCTGCAAGAGGGGCTCGATTTGCGTGTGATCGGATGGAAATAG
- a CDS encoding amidohydrolase family protein, whose product MFDLIIKGGTLTTGARTDIGIKRDKIAAIDNLSEAEAGQVIDATDDLVSPPFVDPHFHMDATLSYGLPRINASGTLLEGIGLWGELKQVMTHEDVVARALEYCDWAASMGLLAIRSHVDTCDDRLLGVEALLEVREKVKGYIDLQLVAFPQDGFYRDPTARDNTIRALDRGVDVVGGIPHFERTMADGAASVRELCEIAATRGLQVDMHCDETDDPMSRHIETLAYETQRLGLQGRVTGSHLTSMHSMDNYYVSKLLPLIAEAGINAIPNPLINIMLQGRHDTFPKRRGLTRVKEMQALGINVGWGQDCVLDPWYSLGTGDMLDVAFMGLHVAQMTSPEEMRRCFDMVTINNAKTMGLQGYGLHVGAQASLVVLDAQDPIQALRLRANRLCVIAKGKVISQTPRGDATLCLPGRPAQMRRRLAR is encoded by the coding sequence ATGTTCGATCTGATCATCAAGGGGGGCACGCTGACCACCGGTGCACGTACCGATATCGGCATCAAGCGTGATAAGATCGCCGCCATCGACAACCTCTCCGAGGCCGAAGCCGGGCAGGTCATCGACGCCACCGACGATCTGGTCAGCCCCCCCTTTGTCGATCCGCATTTCCACATGGATGCGACGCTCTCTTATGGCCTGCCGCGCATCAACGCGTCGGGCACCCTGCTCGAAGGGATCGGCCTTTGGGGCGAGTTGAAACAGGTCATGACCCATGAAGACGTCGTCGCGCGCGCGCTCGAGTATTGCGATTGGGCGGCCAGCATGGGTCTGCTGGCGATCCGCAGCCATGTGGACACCTGCGATGATCGTCTGCTGGGCGTCGAGGCGCTCTTGGAGGTGCGCGAAAAGGTCAAGGGTTACATTGACCTACAACTTGTTGCCTTCCCGCAGGACGGGTTTTACCGCGACCCGACCGCGCGCGACAATACCATCCGCGCGCTGGATAGGGGCGTCGATGTGGTTGGTGGCATCCCGCATTTCGAACGCACCATGGCGGATGGCGCGGCATCGGTGCGCGAGCTTTGCGAAATCGCCGCCACGCGCGGCCTTCAGGTCGATATGCATTGCGACGAAACCGATGATCCCATGTCGCGCCACATCGAAACGCTGGCCTATGAGACGCAACGGCTTGGTTTGCAGGGCCGCGTGACTGGCTCGCACCTGACCTCCATGCATTCGATGGATAATTATTATGTCTCCAAACTGCTGCCGCTGATCGCGGAGGCCGGGATTAACGCCATCCCAAACCCGTTGATCAATATCATGCTTCAGGGGCGTCATGACACCTTTCCCAAGCGCCGCGGTCTGACGCGTGTAAAAGAAATGCAGGCCCTGGGCATCAACGTCGGCTGGGGGCAGGATTGCGTGCTCGATCCCTGGTATTCGCTTGGGACCGGCGACATGCTGGATGTGGCCTTCATGGGATTGCACGTGGCGCAGATGACCAGCCCCGAAGAGATGCGCCGTTGCTTTGACATGGTGACGATCAATAACGCCAAGACAATGGGCTTGCAGGGTTATGGGCTGCATGTGGGCGCGCAGGCGTCACTGGTGGTTCTGGACGCACAGGACCCGATCCAAGCGCTGCGATTGCGGGCAAACCGCCTGTGCGTGATCGCCAAAGGCAAGGTGATCAGCCAGACGCCAAGAGGGGACGCCACCCTTTGTCTGCCCGGACGCCCGGCGCAGATGCGCAGGCGGCTTGCAAGATGA
- a CDS encoding ABC transporter ATP-binding protein, protein MKMLEVKGLNVWFGTQRDRVDAVKDASFEVGQGESFGLVGESGSGKSTILRAITGLAPDWSGDIVVEAAAIGKKRPKSFFKTVQMVFQDPYASLHPRHSVDQVLGETLYLHGFRDIDARVVKLLEDVGLGQKFRFRYPHQLSGGQRQRVAIARALAPEPELLLLDEPTSALDVSVQAEILNLLADLRADRGLTYLMVSHDLSVIGHMCDRLAVMKDGRIVEIMDVEALRQMEAKHAYSQQLLKASL, encoded by the coding sequence ATGAAGATGCTCGAAGTGAAGGGGTTGAACGTCTGGTTCGGAACCCAGCGGGATCGTGTGGACGCCGTAAAAGACGCCAGCTTTGAGGTAGGGCAGGGTGAGAGTTTTGGGTTGGTCGGCGAAAGTGGGTCGGGCAAATCGACAATCCTGCGCGCCATTACCGGCCTTGCGCCGGATTGGTCGGGCGACATCGTGGTTGAGGCGGCGGCCATCGGCAAAAAACGCCCAAAGTCGTTTTTCAAAACCGTACAGATGGTGTTTCAGGACCCCTACGCCTCGCTGCACCCGCGCCACTCGGTCGACCAGGTTCTGGGTGAAACGCTTTATCTGCACGGGTTTCGCGACATCGACGCGCGCGTCGTGAAACTCCTGGAGGATGTGGGTCTGGGGCAGAAGTTCCGCTTTCGATACCCGCATCAGCTCTCCGGTGGCCAACGCCAACGTGTCGCGATTGCGCGCGCTCTGGCACCTGAACCTGAACTGCTCTTGCTGGATGAACCCACCTCGGCGCTGGATGTGTCGGTGCAGGCCGAGATCCTCAACCTGCTGGCGGATTTGCGCGCGGATCGGGGGCTGACGTATCTGATGGTGTCCCATGATCTGTCTGTGATCGGGCATATGTGTGACCGGCTGGCCGTCATGAAAGACGGCAGGATTGTCGAGATCATGGACGTGGAAGCACTGCGGCAAATGGAGGCCAAACATGCCTATTCCCAGCAGCTCCTGAAGGCATCGCTCTGA